The following proteins come from a genomic window of Montipora foliosa isolate CH-2021 chromosome 2, ASM3666993v2, whole genome shotgun sequence:
- the LOC137993490 gene encoding uncharacterized protein isoform X3, which produces MVSGIRLSRFFIIIQTCVVFTDSRHHHHRLSHSDRTKRPIFPRSRIEQKREMLPTPNYKWPNLVNVRGRGLNSLTRPAWNRRILPGNRLLYRNPYQASNNKQLAYINQNVWSQKRSRPNVWNYLPFGDVPVSLYYNPSVAQVHSWRANARARPILQGVVGFRSRIDEDPILVEKRIKEYYDQRLNKNRNKWLFNRVQGTTPHLQEIFIGRCWDFVTNKGKHLQNPSKVDCQELWKTFLTGFAFKGPCAPTLQDYAPFFNMYEEKPLKDRVLFWSGTRELTHAYSRLYDKFTTLEDTLPGFVLNGLTWCGSKKGPGVNFQSCPYECSKQKHFWGQAAAKLAQRARGVVHVMLNGTRQHLVDRQIFPAFMDDSFLAENQLLSLPVGKVTEFRILVGHSLHRKSLERCDDLTVLELQNRAKLYPSSSVPGKSSRPTVPFQDS; this is translated from the exons ATGGTCTCAGGAATACGTTTATCAAGGTTCTTTATCATAATACAAACATGCGTGGTTTTTACAG ATTCCAGACACCACCACCACCGCCTTTCCCACAGTGACAGAACTAAGAGGCCAATATTTCCACGATCACGGATAGAACAAAAGAGAGAAATGTTACCGACGCCTAATTACAAATGGCCCAATCTAGTGAATGTCAGAGGAAGAGGTCTCAATTCGTTGACTAGACCTGCTTGGAATCGCAGAATTTTGCCAGGAAACCGTCTTCTATATAgaaatccatatcaagcttcaAATAATAAACAATTGGCTTATATAAATCAAAACGTCTGGTCCCAGAAACGTTCTAGGCCAAATGTGTGGAACTATCTTCCCTTTGGTGATGTACCCGTTAGCTTGTATTACAATCCGAGTGTGGCGCAGGTCCACAGCTGGAGGGCAAATGCTAGGGCGAGGCCTATTCTACAAGGTGTGGTAGGTTTTCGTAGCAGGATTGACGAAGATCCAATCCTGGTGGAGAAAAGGATCAAGGAATATTATGACCAAAGATTAAACAAGAATCGAAACAAGTGGTTGTTTAATCGTGTACAGGGCACAACTCCACATTTGCAAGAAATATTCATTGGACGCTGCTGGGATTTCGTAACCAACAAAGGAAAGCATCTTCAAAATCCAAGTAAAGTGGATTGTCAGGAGCTATGGAAAACATTTTTAACGGGTTTTGCCTTCAAAGGACCGTGCGCTCCGACGTTGCAAGACTATGCGCCTTTCTTCAACATGTATGAAGAGAAACCACTCAAAGATAGG GTGCTATTTTGGTCCGGGACAAGAGAGCTCACTCATGCATACTCCAGATTGTACGATAAATTTACCACTCTTGAAGATACTTTGCCGGG ATTCGTGTTAAACGGACTGACATGGTGCGGTAGCAAGAAGGGGCCTGGAGTCAATTTTCAGTCTTGCCCTTATGAGTGCAGCAAGCAAAAACATTTCTGGGGTCAAGCGGCAGCAAAG TTAGCTCAGAGGGCAAGAGGCGTTGTGCACGTAATGCTTAACGGGACGAGGCAACACCTTGTGGACAGACAGATTTTTCCTGCATTTATGGACGACAG CTTCCTGGCAGAAAATCAATTACTGAGCCTTCCTGTTGGAAAAGTGACTGAGTTTAGAATTCTAGTAGGTCATTCACTGCATCGTAAATCACT AGAAAGGTGCGATGATCTTACAGTGTTGGAGTTACAGAATCGAGCGAAG CTTTATCCGTCATCTTCTGTGCCTGGAAAATCCAGCAGACCCACTGTGCCTTTTCAAGATAGTTGA
- the LOC137993490 gene encoding ADP-ribosyl cyclase/cyclic ADP-ribose hydrolase-like isoform X1, with the protein MVSGIRLSRFFIIIQTCVVFTDSRHHHHRLSHSDRTKRPIFPRSRIEQKREMLPTPNYKWPNLVNVRGRGLNSLTRPAWNRRILPGNRLLYRNPYQASNNKQLAYINQNVWSQKRSRPNVWNYLPFGDVPVSLYYNPSVAQVHSWRANARARPILQGVVGFRSRIDEDPILVEKRIKEYYDQRLNKNRNKWLFNRVQGTTPHLQEIFIGRCWDFVTNKGKHLQNPSKVDCQELWKTFLTGFAFKGPCAPTLQDYAPFFNMYEEKPLKDRVLFWSGTRELTHAYSRLYDKFTTLEDTLPGFVLNGLTWCGSKKGPGVNFQSCPYECSKQKHFWGQAAAKLAQRARGVVHVMLNGTRQHLVDRQIFPAFMDDSFLAENQLLSLPVGKVTEFRILVGHSLHRKSLERCDDLTVLELQNRAKARGLKTTCFDNPYFIRHLLCLENPADPLCLFKIVDQNSMVN; encoded by the exons ATGGTCTCAGGAATACGTTTATCAAGGTTCTTTATCATAATACAAACATGCGTGGTTTTTACAG ATTCCAGACACCACCACCACCGCCTTTCCCACAGTGACAGAACTAAGAGGCCAATATTTCCACGATCACGGATAGAACAAAAGAGAGAAATGTTACCGACGCCTAATTACAAATGGCCCAATCTAGTGAATGTCAGAGGAAGAGGTCTCAATTCGTTGACTAGACCTGCTTGGAATCGCAGAATTTTGCCAGGAAACCGTCTTCTATATAgaaatccatatcaagcttcaAATAATAAACAATTGGCTTATATAAATCAAAACGTCTGGTCCCAGAAACGTTCTAGGCCAAATGTGTGGAACTATCTTCCCTTTGGTGATGTACCCGTTAGCTTGTATTACAATCCGAGTGTGGCGCAGGTCCACAGCTGGAGGGCAAATGCTAGGGCGAGGCCTATTCTACAAGGTGTGGTAGGTTTTCGTAGCAGGATTGACGAAGATCCAATCCTGGTGGAGAAAAGGATCAAGGAATATTATGACCAAAGATTAAACAAGAATCGAAACAAGTGGTTGTTTAATCGTGTACAGGGCACAACTCCACATTTGCAAGAAATATTCATTGGACGCTGCTGGGATTTCGTAACCAACAAAGGAAAGCATCTTCAAAATCCAAGTAAAGTGGATTGTCAGGAGCTATGGAAAACATTTTTAACGGGTTTTGCCTTCAAAGGACCGTGCGCTCCGACGTTGCAAGACTATGCGCCTTTCTTCAACATGTATGAAGAGAAACCACTCAAAGATAGG GTGCTATTTTGGTCCGGGACAAGAGAGCTCACTCATGCATACTCCAGATTGTACGATAAATTTACCACTCTTGAAGATACTTTGCCGGG ATTCGTGTTAAACGGACTGACATGGTGCGGTAGCAAGAAGGGGCCTGGAGTCAATTTTCAGTCTTGCCCTTATGAGTGCAGCAAGCAAAAACATTTCTGGGGTCAAGCGGCAGCAAAG TTAGCTCAGAGGGCAAGAGGCGTTGTGCACGTAATGCTTAACGGGACGAGGCAACACCTTGTGGACAGACAGATTTTTCCTGCATTTATGGACGACAG CTTCCTGGCAGAAAATCAATTACTGAGCCTTCCTGTTGGAAAAGTGACTGAGTTTAGAATTCTAGTAGGTCATTCACTGCATCGTAAATCACT AGAAAGGTGCGATGATCTTACAGTGTTGGAGTTACAGAATCGAGCGAAGGCAAGAGGACTGAAAACCACCTGTTTTGATAATCCCTA CTTTATCCGTCATCTTCTGTGCCTGGAAAATCCAGCAGACCCACTGTGCCTTTTCAAGATAGTTGACCAAAATTCAATGGTGAACTAA
- the LOC137993490 gene encoding ADP-ribosyl cyclase/cyclic ADP-ribose hydrolase-like isoform X2: MRGFYSRLVDSRHHHHRLSHSDRTKRPIFPRSRIEQKREMLPTPNYKWPNLVNVRGRGLNSLTRPAWNRRILPGNRLLYRNPYQASNNKQLAYINQNVWSQKRSRPNVWNYLPFGDVPVSLYYNPSVAQVHSWRANARARPILQGVVGFRSRIDEDPILVEKRIKEYYDQRLNKNRNKWLFNRVQGTTPHLQEIFIGRCWDFVTNKGKHLQNPSKVDCQELWKTFLTGFAFKGPCAPTLQDYAPFFNMYEEKPLKDRVLFWSGTRELTHAYSRLYDKFTTLEDTLPGFVLNGLTWCGSKKGPGVNFQSCPYECSKQKHFWGQAAAKLAQRARGVVHVMLNGTRQHLVDRQIFPAFMDDSFLAENQLLSLPVGKVTEFRILVGHSLHRKSLERCDDLTVLELQNRAKARGLKTTCFDNPYFIRHLLCLENPADPLCLFKIVDQNSMVN; this comes from the exons ATGCGTGGTTTTTACAG TCGTCTTGTAGATTCCAGACACCACCACCACCGCCTTTCCCACAGTGACAGAACTAAGAGGCCAATATTTCCACGATCACGGATAGAACAAAAGAGAGAAATGTTACCGACGCCTAATTACAAATGGCCCAATCTAGTGAATGTCAGAGGAAGAGGTCTCAATTCGTTGACTAGACCTGCTTGGAATCGCAGAATTTTGCCAGGAAACCGTCTTCTATATAgaaatccatatcaagcttcaAATAATAAACAATTGGCTTATATAAATCAAAACGTCTGGTCCCAGAAACGTTCTAGGCCAAATGTGTGGAACTATCTTCCCTTTGGTGATGTACCCGTTAGCTTGTATTACAATCCGAGTGTGGCGCAGGTCCACAGCTGGAGGGCAAATGCTAGGGCGAGGCCTATTCTACAAGGTGTGGTAGGTTTTCGTAGCAGGATTGACGAAGATCCAATCCTGGTGGAGAAAAGGATCAAGGAATATTATGACCAAAGATTAAACAAGAATCGAAACAAGTGGTTGTTTAATCGTGTACAGGGCACAACTCCACATTTGCAAGAAATATTCATTGGACGCTGCTGGGATTTCGTAACCAACAAAGGAAAGCATCTTCAAAATCCAAGTAAAGTGGATTGTCAGGAGCTATGGAAAACATTTTTAACGGGTTTTGCCTTCAAAGGACCGTGCGCTCCGACGTTGCAAGACTATGCGCCTTTCTTCAACATGTATGAAGAGAAACCACTCAAAGATAGG GTGCTATTTTGGTCCGGGACAAGAGAGCTCACTCATGCATACTCCAGATTGTACGATAAATTTACCACTCTTGAAGATACTTTGCCGGG ATTCGTGTTAAACGGACTGACATGGTGCGGTAGCAAGAAGGGGCCTGGAGTCAATTTTCAGTCTTGCCCTTATGAGTGCAGCAAGCAAAAACATTTCTGGGGTCAAGCGGCAGCAAAG TTAGCTCAGAGGGCAAGAGGCGTTGTGCACGTAATGCTTAACGGGACGAGGCAACACCTTGTGGACAGACAGATTTTTCCTGCATTTATGGACGACAG CTTCCTGGCAGAAAATCAATTACTGAGCCTTCCTGTTGGAAAAGTGACTGAGTTTAGAATTCTAGTAGGTCATTCACTGCATCGTAAATCACT AGAAAGGTGCGATGATCTTACAGTGTTGGAGTTACAGAATCGAGCGAAGGCAAGAGGACTGAAAACCACCTGTTTTGATAATCCCTA CTTTATCCGTCATCTTCTGTGCCTGGAAAATCCAGCAGACCCACTGTGCCTTTTCAAGATAGTTGACCAAAATTCAATGGTGAACTAA